A genomic segment from Candidatus Korarchaeum cryptofilum OPF8 encodes:
- a CDS encoding ABC transporter ATP-binding protein, whose amino-acid sequence MKEGGESEAVLEVKDVHKRFGRHHVLKGVDLKVNRGEIVGITGENGSGKSTLLKVIVGLLPFDRGEVILHGTFGYCPQNPVLFDDLTMEENIEYFSAAYGIEDGISRGNELMKLLRCEQFRGKPARYLSGGTRQKLNLIISLLHDPDILILDEPYQGFDYESYLSFWDLIGRMEGKSVLVVSPMVYERHYFTKIYRLEDGRLKYE is encoded by the coding sequence ATGAAAGAGGGCGGGGAATCGGAAGCTGTGCTCGAGGTTAAGGATGTCCACAAGAGATTTGGAAGGCATCACGTGCTTAAGGGAGTTGATCTGAAGGTCAACAGAGGGGAGATCGTAGGGATAACAGGGGAAAATGGATCGGGAAAGAGCACACTGCTGAAGGTAATCGTCGGCTTGCTCCCATTCGATAGGGGCGAGGTGATCTTACATGGAACCTTCGGATACTGCCCCCAGAATCCGGTGCTGTTCGATGACCTTACGATGGAGGAGAACATCGAGTACTTCTCAGCCGCCTATGGGATTGAGGATGGGATTTCCAGGGGGAATGAGCTGATGAAATTGCTGAGATGCGAGCAGTTCAGGGGGAAGCCTGCACGCTATTTGAGCGGAGGGACCCGTCAGAAGCTCAATTTAATAATATCGCTGCTCCATGATCCCGATATACTCATACTCGATGAGCCCTATCAGGGCTTCGATTACGAGTCATACCTCAGCTTCTGGGACCTCATCGGGAGGATGGAGGGGAAGTCTGTGCTGGTGGTGAGTCCCATGGTGTACGAGCGTCACTATTTCACGAAAATATATAGATTGGAGGATGGGAGGCTAAAATATGAATAA